In one window of Microbacterium dextranolyticum DNA:
- the malQ gene encoding 4-alpha-glucanotransferase: protein MTGDTPTPDTPDSPEAPASPALVRLAEAHGIATEYWSFFGERVKVPATTLRATLRAMGVDATTDATIAAALVTAEDEPWRALLPASTVARTGTGTLVVHVRDGHDVRLSVGLEDGSWRDLAIPDQQPTSHEVDGVRRWRLEIPVPADLPLGWHTVHATESPFGGGEPSRTASAPLVVTPERMPAPPTRPGRHRGWGLMAQLYSVRSHASWGMGDFGDLGDLAALAGERGADFLLVNPVHAAEVTSPIEPSPYLPATRRFLAPLYVRPEDIREVAYLAPAERALVEAARTPVAAGDTDPERIDRDAVWAAKRAALEVIFAAPLSAARRAELAAFAAREGQPLQDFALWCALEEHFAGQQRPVEARDISSPLVVSLREQLADRVAFHVWLQWIADQQLERAQAAATASGMSIGVMHDLAVGVHPQGSDAWSLRDMYAPGIAVGAPPDMYNQQGQTWNQPPWLPAALAEAGYAPLRDMIRTLLRHAGALRIDHVIGLFRLWWIPAGLGPAAGTYVRYDHEAMIGVLMLEAQRAGAVLIGEDLGNVEPWVRDYLSARGILGTSVLWFEREGDGFRPPEQYREALLATVNTHDLPPTAGYLADEHVALRARLGLLTRPVEEELAEADAERATMLALLRERGLIGDSPTEAEVIEALNVFITAAPSRLLGVALVDAVGERRTQNQPGTSTEYPNWQIPLAGPDGRVVLLDDLAQSARFTSLLAAVDARI from the coding sequence ATGACCGGTGACACCCCCACCCCGGACACTCCCGACTCTCCCGAGGCTCCCGCTTCGCCCGCGCTCGTGCGGCTGGCCGAGGCTCACGGCATCGCGACGGAGTACTGGTCGTTCTTCGGCGAACGGGTGAAGGTGCCGGCGACGACGCTCCGGGCGACCCTGCGGGCGATGGGTGTGGATGCCACGACGGATGCCACCATCGCCGCCGCCCTCGTCACGGCTGAGGACGAGCCGTGGCGCGCGCTGCTGCCCGCGTCGACGGTCGCCCGGACCGGCACGGGCACCCTCGTGGTGCATGTGCGGGACGGTCATGACGTGCGCCTGTCCGTCGGCCTCGAGGACGGGTCGTGGCGCGATCTCGCGATCCCCGATCAGCAGCCGACCTCGCACGAGGTCGACGGCGTGCGGCGGTGGCGGCTCGAGATTCCCGTCCCGGCCGATCTGCCGCTGGGATGGCACACCGTGCACGCCACCGAGAGCCCCTTCGGTGGGGGTGAGCCGTCGCGCACGGCGTCCGCGCCTCTCGTCGTCACGCCGGAACGGATGCCGGCGCCGCCGACCCGGCCCGGACGGCACCGGGGCTGGGGCCTGATGGCCCAGCTCTATTCCGTGCGATCGCATGCCTCCTGGGGAATGGGCGATTTCGGCGACCTGGGCGATCTCGCCGCGCTCGCCGGGGAGCGCGGAGCGGACTTCCTGCTCGTGAACCCCGTCCACGCCGCTGAGGTGACGAGTCCGATCGAGCCGTCGCCGTATCTGCCCGCGACCCGGCGTTTTCTCGCACCGCTGTACGTGCGTCCTGAAGACATCCGCGAGGTGGCCTACCTCGCCCCCGCCGAGCGCGCGCTGGTCGAGGCCGCGCGCACCCCGGTCGCCGCCGGCGACACCGACCCCGAGCGGATCGATCGCGACGCGGTGTGGGCGGCCAAGCGTGCCGCGCTCGAGGTGATCTTCGCCGCGCCGCTGTCGGCGGCCCGCCGCGCCGAACTCGCGGCGTTCGCCGCGCGCGAGGGGCAGCCGCTGCAGGACTTCGCGCTCTGGTGCGCGCTCGAAGAGCATTTCGCCGGCCAGCAGCGCCCCGTCGAGGCGCGCGACATCTCGTCGCCGCTCGTCGTGTCGCTGCGCGAGCAGCTCGCCGATCGTGTGGCCTTCCACGTATGGCTGCAGTGGATCGCCGACCAGCAGCTCGAGCGCGCCCAGGCGGCCGCGACGGCATCCGGCATGTCCATCGGCGTCATGCACGACCTCGCCGTCGGCGTGCACCCGCAGGGGTCGGATGCCTGGTCGCTGCGCGACATGTACGCCCCGGGCATCGCGGTGGGTGCCCCTCCCGACATGTACAACCAGCAGGGGCAGACGTGGAATCAGCCGCCGTGGCTGCCGGCGGCGCTCGCCGAGGCCGGGTATGCGCCGCTGCGCGACATGATCCGGACCCTTCTGCGGCACGCGGGGGCGCTCCGCATCGACCACGTCATCGGCCTCTTCCGGCTGTGGTGGATTCCCGCGGGCCTCGGACCCGCGGCGGGCACGTACGTCCGCTATGACCACGAGGCCATGATCGGCGTGCTGATGCTCGAGGCGCAGCGGGCCGGCGCCGTCCTGATCGGCGAAGATCTCGGCAACGTCGAACCGTGGGTGCGCGACTACCTGTCGGCGCGGGGCATCCTCGGCACGAGCGTGCTGTGGTTCGAGCGTGAGGGCGACGGCTTCCGCCCTCCGGAGCAGTACCGCGAGGCTCTGCTCGCGACGGTGAACACGCACGACCTGCCGCCGACCGCCGGTTACCTCGCCGACGAGCACGTGGCGCTACGCGCGCGGCTCGGACTGTTGACGCGCCCGGTCGAAGAGGAGCTCGCCGAGGCCGATGCCGAGCGGGCCACGATGCTCGCCCTGCTGCGCGAGCGGGGGCTCATCGGCGACTCGCCCACCGAGGCCGAGGTGATCGAGGCGTTGAACGTCTTCATCACCGCCGCGCCCTCACGCCTGCTCGGGGTCGCCCTGGTGGATGCGGTCGGCGAGCGGCGCACGCAGAATCAGCCGGGCACCTCGACGGAATACCCCAACTGGCAGATCCCGCTCGCCGGACCCGATGGCCGGGTCGTGCTGCTCGACGATCTGGCGCAGAGCGCGCGGTTCACCTCGCTGCTCGCCGCCGTCGACGCCCGCATCTGA
- a CDS encoding DUF6049 family protein has protein sequence MTPHSPALAPVHRTRRTAAVPAVLVTVLALLLMLVPVSAARGATPSPTPSPTGSPVLSLRVAPGAAGVITADQPVIVTVSAQNTSDTPAAAGAVRLSSSLRPLATRTEVQSWLAAAPTDASRTEVPVGAGELAAVAPQQTSGTSITVDPAVFAGRAPGVYPLRADYDATGGALSAASVVIVPSSPGTGALGVVVPIVATPSGSGLLTAAELSELTATDGELRKLLDAVTGTSAILAIDPAVVAAVRVLGTTAPATAKTWLADLMALPNSRFALQFGDADVAVQVAAGLPLPLDVPSLTPYLVSSGFAGASEAPTPTPTSTTDTPTAPTPMPTSSASGAVTLPTLTQLTDIGSTAATVFWPATGTAGSETVAALSGLSTDGGPPITLVDSGAYGDDAADRTVGDSAPAWTSVGGARVLLADAGASRALTVAATTPTPIARAGALAEANAYGALALAAHPGAPLLVTLDRTIAASPEGVRIALSSASRLGGRTATDLSTLTSGAPSEVALKPAAVATERVGGLDALLGDERTLADFATILADPTVLTVPERAAMLHVIGAGWNATPDLAAQALGAHRTATQETLASVAIVPPSDITLAATSAPLAFSVRNDLRWPVTLQLIATVTDPRMIVQNTTAVDAGAAQNTRVQVPVQARVGSGESSLHLQLRSPQGVAIGGPVAVHVAVRAEWESVGVTVMVALVAAMIVLGIVRTLRKIRRRKES, from the coding sequence ATGACCCCTCACTCTCCTGCTCTCGCGCCTGTCCACCGGACGCGCCGGACCGCCGCCGTCCCGGCGGTTCTCGTGACGGTACTCGCCCTCCTTCTGATGCTCGTGCCGGTCTCAGCAGCCCGCGGGGCGACGCCGTCACCGACGCCATCGCCGACGGGGTCGCCGGTCCTCTCCCTGCGAGTCGCGCCGGGAGCGGCAGGGGTCATCACCGCCGACCAGCCGGTCATCGTCACGGTGTCGGCGCAGAACACATCCGACACCCCGGCGGCAGCCGGAGCGGTGCGTCTGTCGAGTTCGCTGCGCCCCCTGGCGACGCGCACCGAGGTGCAGTCCTGGCTCGCCGCCGCGCCGACCGATGCGTCTCGCACCGAGGTCCCGGTAGGCGCCGGAGAGCTCGCCGCCGTCGCACCCCAGCAGACCTCGGGAACGAGCATCACCGTCGACCCGGCGGTCTTCGCCGGACGCGCCCCGGGCGTGTACCCGCTGCGCGCCGACTACGACGCGACCGGCGGCGCGCTCTCGGCCGCGAGCGTCGTGATCGTGCCCTCGTCCCCCGGCACGGGCGCACTCGGCGTCGTCGTACCGATCGTCGCCACCCCGTCCGGGTCCGGCCTGCTCACCGCCGCGGAGCTGTCCGAGCTCACCGCCACCGATGGAGAGCTCAGAAAGCTCCTCGACGCGGTCACGGGGACCTCCGCCATCCTCGCGATCGATCCCGCCGTCGTCGCGGCGGTCCGGGTGCTCGGCACCACCGCCCCCGCCACCGCGAAGACGTGGCTGGCCGACCTGATGGCGCTGCCGAACTCGCGATTCGCGCTGCAGTTCGGCGATGCCGACGTCGCCGTCCAGGTCGCCGCGGGTCTCCCCTTGCCCCTCGACGTTCCCTCGCTGACGCCCTATCTCGTCTCATCCGGGTTCGCGGGGGCATCGGAGGCTCCGACGCCCACCCCGACCTCGACGACGGACACGCCCACGGCACCGACGCCGATGCCGACCTCGTCGGCTTCCGGCGCGGTCACACTGCCGACCCTCACGCAGCTCACCGACATCGGATCCACAGCAGCGACCGTATTCTGGCCCGCGACCGGAACAGCCGGCAGCGAAACCGTCGCCGCGCTCTCGGGGCTCTCCACGGACGGCGGGCCGCCGATCACGCTCGTCGACTCCGGCGCATACGGGGATGACGCGGCGGACCGAACCGTCGGCGATTCCGCTCCGGCGTGGACCTCCGTCGGCGGAGCCCGCGTGCTCCTCGCGGACGCGGGTGCGTCTCGCGCCCTCACCGTCGCGGCCACGACACCGACGCCGATCGCACGGGCGGGCGCGCTGGCCGAGGCGAACGCCTACGGCGCCCTGGCCCTCGCCGCACACCCGGGTGCGCCGTTGCTGGTCACCCTCGACCGCACGATCGCCGCCTCACCCGAAGGGGTGCGGATCGCCCTGTCATCCGCATCGCGTCTGGGGGGACGCACCGCGACCGACCTTTCGACGCTCACCTCCGGCGCACCGTCAGAGGTCGCCCTGAAGCCCGCCGCCGTCGCGACCGAACGCGTCGGCGGCCTCGACGCCCTCCTCGGCGACGAGCGCACCCTCGCGGACTTCGCCACGATCCTCGCCGACCCCACTGTGCTCACCGTGCCCGAGCGTGCCGCGATGCTGCACGTGATCGGCGCCGGATGGAACGCCACCCCCGACCTGGCCGCTCAGGCCCTCGGCGCCCATCGCACGGCGACGCAGGAGACACTGGCATCCGTCGCGATCGTGCCGCCCAGCGACATCACCCTCGCGGCCACGAGCGCCCCGCTGGCCTTCTCGGTGCGCAACGACCTGCGCTGGCCGGTCACGCTGCAGCTGATCGCGACGGTGACCGACCCGCGCATGATCGTCCAGAACACGACCGCCGTCGACGCGGGTGCGGCCCAGAACACTCGGGTCCAGGTGCCCGTGCAGGCGCGCGTGGGCAGCGGCGAGTCGTCGCTGCACCTGCAGTTGCGCAGCCCCCAGGGCGTGGCCATCGGCGGCCCCGTCGCCGTGCACGTCGCCGTGCGGGCGGAGTGGGAGTCGGTCGGAGTCACCGTCATGGTCGCACTCGTGGCCGCAATGATCGTCCTCGGAATCGTGCGGACGCTCCGCAAGATCCGACGCAGGAAAGAGAGCTGA
- a CDS encoding MarR family winged helix-turn-helix transcriptional regulator: MRDHVDRVQEQWRRERPDLDPSPQGVIGRLYRLVHALSDEILAVYARFGLSEAEFDLLAALRREGAPYELAAGELADHTMVTTGGLTKRVDRLIDRGLVVRGESPGDGRRRLIRLTDEGRRLIDEAVTAHLENEHRLIALIDPTDADALREASRRWLAAL; the protein is encoded by the coding sequence GTGAGAGACCACGTCGACCGCGTCCAGGAGCAGTGGCGTCGCGAGCGCCCCGATCTCGACCCGAGCCCCCAGGGCGTGATCGGTCGCCTCTACCGGCTCGTCCACGCACTGAGCGACGAGATCCTCGCCGTGTACGCGCGTTTCGGACTCAGCGAGGCGGAGTTCGACCTGCTCGCCGCACTCCGTCGAGAGGGCGCGCCGTACGAGCTGGCCGCCGGCGAGCTCGCCGACCACACCATGGTCACCACCGGGGGCCTCACCAAACGCGTGGACCGACTGATCGACCGCGGTCTGGTCGTCCGCGGCGAAAGCCCGGGGGACGGGCGCCGACGTCTGATCCGCCTGACCGACGAGGGCCGGCGTCTCATCGATGAGGCCGTCACCGCCCATCTCGAGAACGAGCACCGCCTGATCGCACTCATCGACCCGACCGACGCCGATGCGCTGCGCGAGGCATCCCGGCGGTGGCTCGCTGCGCTCTGA
- a CDS encoding CCA tRNA nucleotidyltransferase, which produces MLNMAEGLDRLGALATSPIVAKLGAAFASAGYELAIVGGPVRDALLGRHVNDLDFATNARPDETLRIVKPLASGTWDIGRAFGTIGAKVSGPDGTAEQVEITTYRADSYDGVTRKPTVAFGDTLEGDLARRDFTVGAMALRLPVPALVDPTGGVEDLVAGVLRTPSDPDVSFGDDPLRMLRAARFAGQLGFDVSSATLDAMSRLRESIGIVSPERVQGELVKLLSSDDPVRGIRLLVDTGLMGEIVPEIPALRLEIDEHHHHKDVYEHSLTVLQQAIALEHSRHPGAPPDVTLRLAALLHDIGKPATRKLEPGGGVSFHHHDLKGARMARKRLAALRFDSDTIGAVSQLIEQHLRFFGYSEGAWTDSAVRRYVRDAGAQLERLHILTRADVTTRNRRKAQRLASAYDDIERRIDELAAQEELDAIRPELDGNRIQEILGIGPGREVGEAYRFLLDLRLDEGMVGPETAEERLRAWWDARS; this is translated from the coding sequence ATGCTCAACATGGCCGAGGGCCTCGACCGGCTGGGTGCGCTGGCCACCTCGCCGATCGTCGCGAAGCTCGGCGCCGCATTCGCGTCGGCGGGATACGAACTGGCGATCGTCGGCGGCCCCGTCCGCGACGCCCTGCTGGGCCGTCACGTCAACGACCTCGACTTCGCGACGAACGCGCGCCCCGATGAGACCCTGCGGATCGTGAAGCCCCTGGCCTCGGGCACGTGGGACATCGGCCGTGCCTTCGGCACGATCGGCGCGAAGGTCAGCGGACCGGACGGCACGGCCGAGCAGGTCGAGATCACGACGTACCGCGCCGACAGCTACGACGGCGTCACCCGCAAGCCGACCGTCGCGTTCGGCGACACGCTCGAGGGAGACCTCGCCCGACGCGACTTCACCGTCGGAGCCATGGCGCTGCGGCTGCCGGTGCCCGCCCTCGTCGATCCCACCGGGGGTGTCGAAGACCTCGTCGCCGGCGTGCTGCGCACCCCCAGCGACCCCGACGTCAGCTTCGGCGACGACCCGCTCCGCATGCTCCGTGCGGCGCGCTTCGCCGGCCAGCTGGGGTTCGACGTCTCCTCGGCGACGCTCGATGCGATGTCGCGCCTGCGCGAGAGCATCGGCATCGTCAGCCCCGAAAGGGTGCAGGGCGAGCTCGTGAAGCTGCTGTCGAGCGACGACCCGGTCCGGGGCATCCGTCTGCTCGTCGACACCGGCCTGATGGGCGAGATCGTGCCCGAGATCCCGGCGCTGCGGCTCGAGATCGACGAGCACCACCACCACAAGGACGTCTACGAGCATTCGCTGACGGTGCTGCAGCAGGCCATCGCGCTGGAGCACTCGCGTCACCCCGGCGCCCCGCCCGACGTCACGCTGCGGCTCGCGGCGCTGCTGCACGACATCGGCAAGCCGGCGACCCGCAAACTCGAGCCCGGCGGCGGTGTGAGTTTTCACCACCACGACCTCAAGGGCGCGCGGATGGCCCGAAAGCGCCTCGCCGCGCTGCGGTTCGACTCCGACACGATCGGCGCGGTGTCGCAGCTCATCGAGCAGCATCTGCGGTTCTTCGGCTACTCCGAGGGGGCGTGGACCGACTCGGCCGTACGCCGGTACGTGCGCGACGCGGGCGCACAGCTCGAGCGCCTGCACATCCTGACCCGGGCCGACGTCACGACCCGCAACCGCCGCAAAGCGCAGCGACTGGCCTCGGCCTACGACGACATCGAGCGGCGCATCGACGAGCTCGCGGCGCAGGAGGAGCTCGACGCCATCCGGCCCGAGCTCGACGGCAACCGCATCCAGGAGATCCTCGGCATCGGTCCCGGCCGCGAGGTCGGCGAGGCGTACCGGTTCCTCTTGGACCTGCGCCTGGACGAGGGGATGGTCGGCCCCGAAACAGCCGAGGAACGTCTGCGCGCCTGGTGGGACGCGCGGTCCTGA
- a CDS encoding DUF7059 domain-containing protein, with amino-acid sequence MTRELRPDPERCADLRADLQQAGYTADAVRTVWGPLADEAVGHGLHGPALAALASAAASPLVTLARLLFLGVPTPRASVDAALARTGAAGLAALGLATVDGDEVRPDALLRPQDYVDADGAGLWWIASDLDEAAVGGPLPTGHVLGVGGASLTLAGLQLPTRVGSVLDLGTGCGVQALRARRFADRVVATDVSERALAFTRLNALLNDVDGIETRLGSLFAPVAGELFDRVVSNPPFVITPRVDGVPAYEYRDAGFAGDDLVAAFVSGVGAVLQPGGTAQLLGNWEYRADADGLERVRGWIDASPVPLDAWIVERERLDPLAYAELWVRDGGTAPGTPGYARLIEAWLADFAARGVQGVGFGYLVLRRAASGTPTLRRFERVTGPVGSGIEGGLGAHLADALAAADALAGLDDGALADAVLTVSGDVTEARHHLPGAEAPSVIELRQGGGLARTIEVDPALAALVGASDGDLAVGALSDAIAQLLEVDATALRVDLLPRVRELVLTGFLRIV; translated from the coding sequence ATGACCCGTGAGCTGCGACCCGACCCGGAGCGCTGCGCCGACCTGCGCGCCGACCTGCAGCAGGCGGGGTACACCGCCGATGCGGTGCGGACCGTGTGGGGCCCTCTCGCCGACGAGGCCGTCGGCCATGGGCTGCACGGCCCCGCGCTGGCCGCACTGGCCAGCGCTGCCGCATCGCCGCTGGTGACGCTCGCCCGGCTGCTCTTCCTCGGGGTGCCGACCCCACGGGCATCCGTCGATGCCGCGCTGGCACGCACCGGCGCGGCAGGGCTCGCTGCGCTGGGTCTGGCGACGGTCGACGGTGACGAGGTGCGCCCCGATGCGCTGCTGCGTCCGCAGGACTACGTGGATGCCGACGGTGCGGGCCTCTGGTGGATCGCGAGCGACCTCGACGAGGCCGCCGTCGGCGGCCCCCTGCCGACGGGGCACGTGCTCGGCGTCGGCGGGGCATCCCTCACCCTTGCGGGTCTGCAGCTGCCGACCCGGGTCGGCTCGGTGCTCGATCTCGGAACGGGCTGCGGCGTGCAGGCGCTGCGCGCGCGCCGCTTCGCGGACCGGGTCGTGGCGACCGACGTGTCCGAGCGCGCTCTCGCCTTCACCCGCCTGAACGCCCTGTTGAACGACGTCGACGGCATCGAGACGCGCCTGGGCAGTCTGTTCGCTCCTGTCGCGGGCGAGCTCTTCGACCGGGTCGTGTCGAATCCGCCCTTCGTCATCACCCCGCGTGTCGACGGCGTTCCGGCCTACGAGTACCGCGACGCCGGGTTCGCGGGCGACGATCTCGTCGCCGCATTCGTGAGCGGAGTCGGCGCGGTCCTGCAGCCGGGCGGGACGGCGCAGCTGCTGGGCAACTGGGAGTACCGTGCGGACGCGGACGGACTGGAGCGCGTCCGTGGGTGGATCGACGCGTCACCGGTGCCGCTGGATGCCTGGATCGTCGAGCGCGAGCGGCTCGACCCGCTCGCCTATGCCGAGCTCTGGGTGCGCGACGGCGGCACCGCGCCGGGGACTCCCGGCTACGCCCGCCTTATCGAAGCGTGGCTCGCCGACTTCGCCGCCCGTGGAGTGCAAGGCGTCGGCTTCGGGTACCTGGTGCTGCGCCGCGCGGCATCCGGCACGCCCACGCTTCGGCGGTTCGAACGGGTCACCGGGCCGGTCGGGTCGGGAATCGAAGGGGGCCTGGGCGCTCATCTCGCCGATGCGCTCGCCGCCGCCGATGCGCTCGCGGGCCTCGACGACGGCGCGCTCGCGGACGCCGTGCTGACGGTCTCGGGCGATGTCACCGAGGCACGGCACCACCTACCGGGGGCCGAGGCGCCGAGCGTCATCGAGCTGCGACAGGGCGGCGGGCTCGCCCGCACGATCGAGGTCGATCCGGCGCTGGCCGCGCTCGTCGGCGCCTCGGACGGAGACCTGGCCGTCGGCGCCCTGTCGGATGCGATCGCGCAGCTGCTCGAGGTGGATGCCACGGCGCTGCGCGTCGACCTGCTGCCGCGGGTGCGCGAGCTCGTGCTCACGGGGTTCCTCCGCATCGTGTGA
- a CDS encoding DMT family transporter: MEDKSVRWVLLTAIAPIAWGSTYFVTRHLLPHDAALWGAVIRCLPAGLLVLLVTRRLPRGSWWWRSFVLGTLTVGGLNTLVYIAAQRLPSSVAATIMSTSTGVFLLLSWVMLRQRPALRAVVGAALGILGVVVMLQPTESGGALDGWGIAASVIAMLSSSLGFVLTRRWGADIAPLSMTAWQLIAGSLVILPVAVAVDGAPPTLDASALVGFAYVIVVATALAYTAWFSGLTRLPGAVVGILGLLNPVTGVLLGVVLGGESLTPLQVGGLVLVLVGVVVGALAPARRR; this comes from the coding sequence GTGGAAGATAAATCAGTTCGCTGGGTGCTGCTGACCGCGATCGCTCCTATCGCGTGGGGCAGCACCTATTTCGTCACCCGCCATCTCCTGCCGCACGACGCCGCGCTCTGGGGCGCCGTCATCCGCTGTCTCCCGGCCGGGCTGCTCGTCCTGCTGGTCACCCGACGCCTTCCACGCGGATCGTGGTGGTGGCGCTCCTTCGTCCTCGGAACGTTGACCGTCGGAGGTCTCAACACGCTCGTCTACATCGCGGCGCAGCGACTGCCCTCGAGCGTCGCCGCGACGATCATGTCGACCTCGACGGGCGTGTTTCTGCTGCTCAGCTGGGTCATGCTGCGCCAGCGCCCGGCGCTGCGCGCCGTCGTCGGCGCCGCGCTGGGCATCCTCGGCGTCGTCGTGATGCTGCAGCCCACCGAGTCGGGCGGCGCGCTGGACGGGTGGGGCATTGCGGCATCCGTCATCGCCATGCTGTCGTCGTCGCTGGGTTTCGTGCTGACGCGGCGGTGGGGAGCGGATATCGCCCCGCTGTCGATGACGGCATGGCAACTGATCGCGGGATCGCTCGTCATCCTGCCCGTCGCCGTCGCCGTGGACGGGGCGCCGCCGACGCTCGACGCATCCGCGCTGGTCGGCTTCGCGTACGTCATCGTCGTCGCGACCGCTCTCGCCTACACCGCCTGGTTCAGCGGTCTGACACGGCTCCCCGGCGCCGTCGTCGGCATCCTCGGGCTGCTGAACCCGGTCACGGGCGTGCTGCTGGGCGTCGTCCTCGGCGGCGAGTCGCTGACCCCCCTGCAGGTGGGCGGTCTCGTGCTCGTCCTCGTCGGCGTGGTCGTCGGTGCTCTCGCCCCGGCGCGACGGAGGTGA
- a CDS encoding GAF domain-containing protein produces MPSSWSSRREVSPETSRLIIERAHDELVGGNAVDARLAQIRGLVRDSWRRSLAHLVGAEGLPPLDLTDDELDAYRSAHPLAGAMDMIRGLLQPDADAGVVVAVGDATGRLLWVEGDRRVRTLTGDMGFVAGANWSEEVVGTSAPGTALALGRSVQIHGAEHFNRLVQPWSCTAAPVHDPETRRLLGVIDVTGGPEAATPQAQLLVDATARAVEGELLVARLRARAAATAPIAVGRATSRGAARAPESATLRVLGRDRALLEVTGPTRETTSELSGRHAEILLMLAVHRQGLSAERLTELIYGTDAGEGSLRPEMVRLRKVLERLAPHLVPTSRPYRLPAELHTDASQVVSLLDRGAHRVALAAYRGPVLPESTAPGVEEFRDSVRLALREALMSEASVDVLLAYTDTTDGAEDADVLRLALRMLPVRSPRRAGLVARLEKLDS; encoded by the coding sequence GTGCCGTCGTCCTGGTCGTCGCGCCGCGAGGTCTCGCCCGAGACGTCGCGTCTGATCATCGAGCGCGCCCACGACGAACTGGTCGGCGGGAACGCGGTGGATGCCCGTCTGGCACAGATCCGAGGTCTCGTCCGCGACTCGTGGCGCCGGTCACTGGCCCACCTCGTCGGGGCGGAGGGGCTGCCGCCCCTCGACCTCACCGACGACGAGCTCGACGCGTATCGCAGCGCTCACCCCCTCGCCGGCGCGATGGACATGATCCGGGGTCTGCTGCAGCCCGACGCCGACGCGGGTGTCGTGGTGGCGGTCGGGGATGCCACGGGACGGCTGCTCTGGGTCGAGGGCGACCGGCGCGTGCGCACGCTGACGGGTGACATGGGATTCGTCGCGGGCGCCAACTGGTCGGAGGAGGTCGTCGGCACCTCCGCCCCCGGAACCGCGCTGGCGCTCGGTCGGTCGGTCCAGATCCACGGGGCGGAGCACTTCAACCGGCTCGTGCAGCCGTGGTCGTGCACCGCCGCACCCGTGCACGACCCCGAGACACGGCGCCTGCTCGGTGTCATCGACGTCACCGGCGGCCCGGAGGCGGCGACACCGCAGGCGCAACTGCTGGTCGATGCCACGGCGCGTGCCGTCGAGGGCGAGCTGCTGGTGGCGCGCCTGCGCGCGCGTGCCGCGGCGACCGCGCCGATCGCGGTCGGGCGCGCCACCTCTCGCGGGGCGGCCCGCGCGCCCGAGTCCGCGACGCTGCGTGTGCTCGGTCGAGACCGAGCACTGCTGGAGGTCACCGGGCCCACGCGCGAGACGACGTCGGAGTTGTCGGGACGGCACGCCGAGATTCTGCTGATGCTCGCCGTGCACCGGCAGGGACTGTCCGCGGAGCGGCTCACCGAATTGATCTACGGCACGGATGCCGGCGAGGGCAGCCTGCGGCCCGAGATGGTCCGTCTGCGGAAAGTCCTCGAACGGCTCGCGCCGCACCTCGTGCCGACCTCGAGGCCGTACCGGCTGCCGGCCGAGCTGCACACCGACGCGAGCCAGGTGGTCTCGCTTCTCGACCGGGGCGCGCATCGCGTCGCGCTCGCCGCCTACCGCGGTCCGGTGCTGCCGGAATCGACCGCGCCCGGCGTCGAGGAGTTCCGCGACTCAGTACGGCTCGCGCTGCGCGAGGCGCTGATGAGCGAGGCATCCGTCGACGTCCTTCTCGCCTACACCGACACGACGGACGGCGCCGAGGACGCCGACGTGCTGCGCCTGGCCCTCCGAATGCTGCCCGTGCGCTCCCCGCGCCGGGCGGGCCTCGTCGCCCGGCTGGAGAAGCTCGACTCCTGA